From Sediminibacterium sp. TEGAF015, a single genomic window includes:
- a CDS encoding DUF6660 family protein, producing MRFLFFFLGFSLLYLSCLACSDSTECNAKSESKISASANHQAHNHSKEACTPFCTCSCCAATAFYHPLSKVQFVKIIFRSEKDPLDDENFNSEVSYSIWQPPKLTA from the coding sequence ATGAGATTTTTATTTTTCTTTTTAGGCTTTTCCCTGCTCTACCTGTCATGCCTTGCGTGTAGCGACAGCACGGAATGCAATGCAAAATCAGAATCAAAAATTTCAGCTTCCGCCAATCACCAGGCACATAATCATTCGAAAGAAGCGTGCACGCCTTTTTGCACCTGTTCATGCTGTGCAGCGACAGCCTTTTATCATCCTCTGAGTAAGGTACAGTTCGTAAAAATTATTTTTCGATCTGAAAAGGATCCCCTTGATGATGAAAATTTTAATTCAGAAGTTTCCTATTCTATCTGGCAGCCTCCAAAGCTAACTGCTTAA
- a CDS encoding copper-translocating P-type ATPase translates to MKHNHHNEQRYTCPMHLEIVKDEPGNCPKCGMNLVPVDANEKEHSQLQHLHTDNIIEASSHEEYVVERRNAQGFQKYTCPMHPQIIHDGPGQCPLCGMSLVPIAKPVMHGGHEAHSSGIADFKKRFYVVLILTVPIMLLSEMIQHWLNIHISFAGSNYVLLILSSVVFFYGGWPFLKGLTGEMRAKNPGMMTLVAFAISIAYIYSLAIVLGLKGMDFFWELATLILIMLLGHWIEMKSVAGASRELELLVQLMPDDAHLINGDTITEVKTDSLKENDVILIKPGEKVAADGIIIDGESYLNESMLTGESKPVEKSKGDKVIAGAINGNGAIKVAVSHGVKDSYLSQVIKLVQDAQQSKSKTQLIADRAARWLTLVAIVAGITTFLVWYLSGKDLAFSIERMVTVIVICCPHALGLAVPLVVAKSTALSAKHGLLIKNRTAFENARKITTLVFDKTGTLTVGKFEVSKIVSLTEGLSEHELLKYAAALEQNSEHPIATGIMQKAKILSIQIPVVGNFNAITGKGVEATIEGYDIKIVSPGYLKESNVKLPEDYMTDASETVVFVLINNQLSGYIALSDNIRPESAEAIRALGIDNIKSVLLTGDNRRVAETVARKLGMNFFFAEVLPHQKLEKIKELQEEGEFVAMTGDGINDAPALAQANIGIAVGSGSDIAAETAGIVLVNSNPQDVVSLIRFGKATYRKMIQNLIWATGYNIVALPLAAGVLYKMGILLSPAAGAVLMSVSTVVVAINASLLKIK, encoded by the coding sequence ATGAAACATAACCACCACAACGAGCAGCGGTATACTTGCCCAATGCATCTTGAAATTGTGAAGGACGAACCCGGCAATTGTCCCAAATGCGGAATGAATCTCGTCCCTGTTGATGCAAACGAGAAAGAACATTCCCAGTTGCAGCATCTGCATACAGACAATATAATAGAGGCCTCTTCTCATGAAGAGTATGTTGTTGAACGGCGAAATGCTCAAGGGTTCCAAAAGTATACTTGTCCCATGCACCCTCAAATCATACACGATGGTCCTGGTCAGTGCCCTCTGTGTGGTATGTCGCTTGTGCCAATTGCAAAACCTGTTATGCATGGTGGACATGAAGCTCATTCCTCCGGTATCGCAGATTTCAAAAAACGGTTTTATGTTGTGCTGATTCTTACGGTTCCTATCATGTTGCTTTCAGAAATGATTCAACATTGGCTGAATATTCACATCAGTTTCGCTGGCTCAAACTATGTGTTACTTATTTTATCCTCGGTTGTATTCTTTTATGGTGGCTGGCCATTTCTCAAAGGGTTAACCGGAGAAATGCGGGCAAAAAATCCCGGAATGATGACATTGGTCGCATTTGCTATTTCTATAGCCTATATCTATAGCCTAGCAATTGTACTGGGGTTAAAGGGCATGGATTTCTTTTGGGAATTAGCAACACTCATTCTTATCATGTTATTAGGGCACTGGATAGAAATGAAATCTGTAGCTGGTGCATCAAGGGAACTTGAATTACTGGTACAGTTAATGCCTGATGACGCTCATTTAATCAATGGTGATACAATAACTGAAGTAAAAACTGATTCACTGAAAGAAAATGATGTGATTCTTATCAAGCCTGGGGAGAAGGTTGCTGCCGATGGAATTATCATAGATGGGGAAAGTTACCTAAATGAGTCCATGCTTACAGGTGAATCGAAACCTGTTGAAAAATCAAAGGGAGATAAAGTGATTGCAGGAGCTATCAACGGTAATGGAGCTATAAAAGTTGCCGTGTCACATGGTGTCAAAGATTCTTACTTATCGCAGGTCATAAAACTGGTTCAGGATGCACAACAATCAAAATCCAAAACTCAATTAATTGCAGACAGGGCAGCAAGATGGCTTACGTTGGTTGCGATTGTGGCAGGTATCACTACTTTTTTGGTTTGGTATTTATCGGGAAAAGATTTGGCCTTTTCCATTGAGCGTATGGTAACAGTAATTGTTATTTGCTGCCCCCATGCACTGGGATTAGCTGTTCCACTGGTAGTGGCAAAATCAACGGCACTATCAGCAAAACATGGGTTACTGATAAAAAACAGAACAGCCTTTGAAAATGCAAGAAAGATAACAACGTTGGTATTTGATAAAACCGGAACGCTGACAGTTGGGAAATTTGAAGTTTCTAAGATTGTTTCATTAACTGAAGGTCTTTCTGAACATGAATTATTAAAATATGCAGCTGCTTTGGAACAGAACTCAGAACATCCTATTGCCACAGGAATTATGCAGAAAGCAAAAATCTTATCGATTCAAATTCCAGTTGTAGGCAACTTTAATGCCATTACAGGAAAGGGAGTCGAAGCAACTATAGAAGGTTACGATATAAAAATTGTGAGTCCTGGATATCTTAAAGAGTCGAATGTTAAATTACCCGAGGACTATATGACTGATGCTTCTGAAACCGTCGTATTTGTTTTGATAAATAATCAACTTTCCGGTTATATTGCTTTGTCAGATAATATTCGGCCAGAATCAGCAGAAGCTATCCGTGCTTTGGGTATTGACAATATAAAATCAGTATTACTTACAGGTGATAATAGAAGAGTGGCTGAAACAGTTGCCCGTAAATTAGGTATGAATTTTTTCTTTGCTGAGGTGTTACCACATCAGAAACTAGAAAAAATTAAGGAATTACAGGAAGAAGGAGAGTTTGTTGCGATGACAGGAGACGGTATCAATGATGCCCCTGCCTTAGCACAGGCTAATATCGGTATTGCGGTTGGATCTGGTTCTGATATTGCAGCGGAAACAGCTGGGATTGTATTGGTCAATAGCAATCCGCAAGACGTTGTTTCATTAATTCGGTTTGGCAAGGCCACTTATAGAAAAATGATTCAAAATTTGATTTGGGCTACGGGTTATAATATAGTAGCCTTGCCATTGGCGGCGGGGGTACTCTACAAAATGGGAATCCTGTTAAGCCCTGCTGCTGGTGCCGTTTTAATGAGTGTGAGTACGGTTGTGGTGGCTATTAATGCAAGTCTTTTAAAAATAAAATAA
- a CDS encoding multicopper oxidase domain-containing protein, which yields MKKLFFFLLLIPFCSMAQINHSMHKSTGKDSVMQKKTSYNYPLQSARIKSGMAYTGKKVEYDLYVTDTMVNFTGKHRHAIAINGQIPAPILEFTEGDTAIIRVHNMMKMETSIHWHGILLPNKEDGVPYLTTSPVEAGKTYTFTFPLIQSGTYWYHSHTMVQEQSGLYGSIVIHPAQPEPQLKEYVLLLSDWTDENPHQVMRYLKRGGEWYAIKKGALQSYGEAIAAGAFKDKLKQEWQRMPAMDVSDVYYNKFLLNGQETTEFKDAKPGEIIRLRIINGSAATYFNLQYANSYMRIIAADGINVTPVSVNKLEIAIAETYDVLITVPETGSAELRATSWDVMGYSSAFFGNGPVIKAPDIPRLNYFKMMQQMGSMNMKTMDMGSMQGMDMKNMRMPADTIAKKKEMSMQHMEGMKMDDMAGMDMKMEIPGEFNYNMLRALHPTTLDSSLLPREVKLTLTGNMLRYVWSFDFKTLSTADKILIRKGERVRFVLTNNTMMRHPLHLHGHFFRFINTQGEYSPIKHTFDIKPMETVTIEFDANEEQDWFFHCHILYHMMAGMARIVSYERSEQNEFAKNGYRKLKKEDNVLYPWYDLSVHSQGAWLSGNISNNKMALEFEGRASWKGDYETETHLLRYLDKKQYFAFYIGYDYRKNKTLPLANKPNSKDNRRVFDAGFYYLLPMLIRSEWRVDHTGRLRLQLERRDLPLSNNFFFDFRVNTDKEYNVAARYMIAKSFSISTNYDSDYKWGIGLTWHY from the coding sequence ATGAAAAAGCTATTCTTTTTTTTATTGTTGATTCCTTTTTGCAGTATGGCACAAATCAACCACTCCATGCACAAGAGTACGGGCAAAGATTCGGTGATGCAAAAAAAAACTTCATACAATTATCCATTGCAATCAGCAAGGATTAAATCAGGAATGGCTTACACGGGAAAAAAAGTGGAGTATGATTTATATGTAACCGATACCATGGTGAACTTTACCGGTAAGCATCGCCATGCCATTGCAATCAATGGACAAATACCGGCGCCCATTCTTGAATTTACTGAAGGCGATACTGCTATCATTAGGGTACATAACATGATGAAGATGGAAACATCTATCCATTGGCATGGCATATTATTACCCAATAAAGAAGATGGGGTTCCTTATTTAACAACTTCTCCTGTGGAAGCTGGCAAAACTTATACGTTCACTTTTCCATTGATACAAAGCGGTACTTACTGGTATCATTCACACACTATGGTACAGGAGCAAAGTGGTTTATATGGTTCTATTGTAATCCACCCTGCCCAGCCGGAGCCGCAATTGAAAGAGTATGTATTATTATTATCCGACTGGACAGATGAAAATCCACACCAAGTAATGCGTTACCTGAAACGGGGAGGCGAATGGTATGCTATAAAAAAGGGTGCATTGCAGAGCTATGGAGAAGCTATTGCAGCAGGTGCATTTAAAGATAAACTGAAACAGGAATGGCAGCGTATGCCCGCCATGGATGTATCTGATGTTTACTACAATAAATTCTTATTAAACGGGCAGGAAACAACTGAATTTAAAGATGCAAAGCCGGGAGAAATAATCCGGCTAAGGATTATCAACGGGTCGGCTGCAACTTATTTCAACCTACAATATGCAAACAGTTATATGCGGATCATTGCCGCTGATGGTATTAATGTAACTCCTGTTAGTGTAAATAAACTAGAAATTGCTATTGCAGAAACTTACGACGTATTGATTACAGTGCCCGAAACAGGCAGTGCAGAACTAAGGGCTACTTCTTGGGATGTAATGGGATATTCGTCCGCTTTCTTTGGCAACGGCCCTGTCATTAAAGCACCCGATATTCCAAGGCTGAATTATTTTAAGATGATGCAGCAAATGGGTAGTATGAACATGAAGACTATGGATATGGGCAGTATGCAGGGCATGGACATGAAGAATATGCGTATGCCTGCTGATACTATAGCCAAAAAGAAAGAAATGAGTATGCAGCATATGGAAGGCATGAAGATGGATGATATGGCAGGCATGGATATGAAAATGGAGATACCGGGTGAATTTAATTACAACATGTTGCGGGCTCTGCATCCAACCACATTAGATTCCTCTTTACTACCAAGGGAAGTTAAGCTCACACTCACAGGCAATATGCTGCGGTATGTTTGGTCATTTGATTTTAAAACTTTATCAACTGCCGATAAAATACTTATCCGAAAAGGAGAAAGGGTAAGATTTGTTTTAACCAACAATACCATGATGCGGCATCCATTGCATTTGCACGGTCACTTCTTCCGTTTCATCAATACTCAGGGTGAATATTCGCCCATCAAGCACACATTCGATATCAAGCCAATGGAAACTGTAACTATTGAATTTGATGCCAATGAAGAGCAGGATTGGTTTTTTCATTGCCATATTTTATACCACATGATGGCAGGGATGGCCCGTATTGTAAGCTATGAGAGAAGTGAGCAAAATGAATTTGCAAAAAACGGATACCGAAAGTTAAAAAAAGAGGATAATGTTCTTTATCCATGGTACGATTTGTCAGTACACTCTCAAGGTGCATGGCTGAGTGGAAATATTTCAAATAATAAGATGGCTTTGGAATTCGAGGGAAGGGCAAGCTGGAAGGGTGATTACGAAACGGAAACGCATTTACTACGTTACCTCGATAAAAAACAATACTTCGCTTTTTATATAGGCTATGATTACAGGAAAAATAAAACGCTGCCATTGGCAAACAAACCCAACTCAAAGGATAACCGTAGGGTTTTTGATGCAGGGTTTTATTATTTATTGCCTATGCTTATCCGTTCAGAATGGAGGGTTGACCATACAGGTCGTTTAAGATTACAATTGGAAAGAAGAGATTTGCCCCTAAGTAATAATTTCTTTTTTGATTTCAGAGTAAATACTGATAAAGAATATAATGTAGCAGCTAGATATATGATAGCTAAATCATTTTCCATCAGCACAAATTATGACAGTGATTATAAATGGGGAATTGGATTAACATGGCATTATTGA
- a CDS encoding DUF2231 domain-containing protein yields MFKDFPSLHPLVVHFPIVLILLAAAFQVVVVWKPHWRQIRWATLFIMAAAFFSALAASTIFHAMPSADAPKAAMEIFEEHEKYAQLTLWMSGITLLLKSIGIFFKINRRLYELIVLLSAVIAAIFLSIAGHHGAKLTHVAGVGPMGRYLMKGHDAGDGHHSGDMQGMDMDADSTTHMNDTHMNDSMPGMKNMPGMDTMKGMENMENMKDMKGMDKMKDMKNMPGMDKMKNMKNMPGMDKMKDMKDMKMDSSMNMKDMNNMPGMDKMKMDSSMNMKDMNNMPGMDKMNMPMKNPMDTFRFPDNNPARKKAKKPVKQ; encoded by the coding sequence ATGTTTAAAGATTTTCCATCGCTCCATCCCCTTGTAGTACATTTCCCAATTGTGCTCATATTACTGGCAGCGGCCTTCCAGGTAGTGGTTGTATGGAAACCCCATTGGCGGCAAATCCGCTGGGCCACATTATTCATAATGGCAGCCGCATTTTTTTCTGCGCTTGCGGCCAGTACCATTTTTCACGCCATGCCTTCTGCTGATGCGCCAAAGGCCGCTATGGAAATATTTGAAGAACATGAGAAATATGCCCAATTAACCTTGTGGATGTCTGGTATTACTTTATTGCTTAAAAGTATCGGCATTTTCTTTAAGATTAACAGGAGGCTATACGAACTAATCGTTCTGCTTTCCGCAGTCATCGCTGCTATTTTCCTATCCATAGCGGGGCATCATGGGGCAAAACTTACCCATGTAGCCGGTGTAGGCCCAATGGGCAGGTATTTAATGAAAGGCCATGATGCAGGCGATGGACACCATTCAGGTGATATGCAAGGCATGGATATGGATGCAGACAGCACTACGCACATGAACGATACACACATGAACGATTCCATGCCGGGGATGAAGAATATGCCTGGAATGGATACGATGAAAGGCATGGAGAATATGGAGAACATGAAGGACATGAAAGGAATGGACAAGATGAAAGACATGAAGAATATGCCGGGGATGGATAAAATGAAAAATATGAAAAATATGCCCGGCATGGATAAGATGAAAGACATGAAGGATATGAAAATGGATTCTTCCATGAACATGAAAGATATGAACAACATGCCGGGAATGGATAAAATGAAAATGGACTCATCCATGAATATGAAAGACATGAACAACATGCCTGGCATGGACAAGATGAATATGCCGATGAAAAACCCAATGGACACCTTCCGCTTCCCCGATAACAACCCTGCCCGGAAAAAAGCAAAGAAACCGGTTAAACAATAA
- a CDS encoding DUF2911 domain-containing protein, with amino-acid sequence MKKKFYLLLLIIATAFSVTAQEQKKEEVCYNPNLVKDTAKKSIKSMAFAIVNGDSIKINYHSPGVRKRIIWGGLVPYDEVWVTGAHDATTLEMPKPFIVNGKEIPAGKYAFFTIPGKKEWTLIINKNWKQHLATEYDEKDDIIRIKVTPKKVNHTERLQYFIETGKSETGKVAVAWEKIRVEFDFRFLK; translated from the coding sequence ATGAAAAAGAAATTTTATTTACTGCTTTTAATAATTGCAACAGCATTTTCAGTAACAGCACAAGAACAAAAGAAAGAAGAGGTTTGCTACAATCCCAACCTTGTTAAAGACACGGCTAAAAAAAGTATTAAGTCCATGGCTTTCGCTATCGTCAATGGCGATAGTATAAAAATCAATTATCATTCTCCCGGCGTTCGTAAAAGAATTATCTGGGGTGGCCTTGTTCCTTATGATGAAGTATGGGTAACCGGCGCACATGATGCCACTACATTGGAAATGCCGAAACCATTTATCGTTAATGGTAAAGAAATTCCTGCCGGTAAATATGCCTTCTTCACTATTCCCGGTAAAAAGGAATGGACATTGATTATTAATAAAAATTGGAAACAGCATCTTGCCACAGAGTATGATGAAAAGGATGATATTATCAGGATTAAGGTGACACCGAAAAAAGTTAATCATACAGAGCGGTTGCAATATTTTATTGAAACAGGAAAAAGCGAAACTGGCAAGGTTGCTGTAGCATGGGAAAAGATAAGAGTTGAGTTTGATTTCAGATTCTTAAAATAG
- a CDS encoding class I SAM-dependent methyltransferase, whose translation MPERKIKQALIEAANIPAGIKVLDFGCGTATLTIMVKEMCPGAKVTGIDVDREILDRATQKVKEKNLDIFLLDYDGKQLPFQRNAFDRVISCLVFHHLDTDTKQNMLEEIFRVLNKDGQLLIADFGRSKSWIQRTLFNIIRGLDGFKSTDANAKGLLPELISDAGFENVVIKKHFKTMFGEVQIISAEKI comes from the coding sequence ATGCCCGAGAGGAAAATTAAACAGGCATTAATTGAAGCGGCAAATATTCCGGCAGGAATAAAAGTATTGGATTTTGGGTGCGGTACAGCTACGCTGACTATTATGGTAAAAGAAATGTGCCCTGGGGCAAAGGTGACAGGGATTGATGTGGATAGAGAAATATTAGACAGGGCAACTCAAAAAGTAAAAGAAAAGAACTTAGATATTTTTTTACTGGATTATGATGGAAAGCAGCTTCCCTTTCAGCGTAATGCTTTTGACAGAGTAATATCCTGCCTGGTTTTTCATCATCTTGATACAGATACAAAGCAAAATATGCTGGAAGAAATATTCCGGGTTTTAAATAAAGACGGACAGTTGCTTATTGCAGATTTTGGCCGTTCTAAGTCATGGATTCAAAGAACGCTTTTCAATATAATAAGAGGCCTGGATGGATTTAAATCAACAGATGCAAATGCTAAAGGATTATTACCTGAGTTGATTTCGGATGCAGGGTTTGAAAATGTAGTAATTAAAAAGCATTTCAAAACCATGTTTGGAGAAGTACAAATAATAAGTGCGGAAAAAATATAA